In the genome of Triticum urartu cultivar G1812 chromosome 5, Tu2.1, whole genome shotgun sequence, one region contains:
- the LOC125507985 gene encoding uncharacterized protein LOC125507985 — protein MCQRERSACLKTRAPRASSISLAPEGVGADRRRRAWRRAGRRRDVSVRGHWSPLQSAAGSSVAQGPSRADALGGRATGPREAALVEPLRRGRPADASSDRGLLAGAWLRAADACAPVATGESPRDVSMPMPSGALCRERPLPCPAASRVERTREPLVGITTGPMSSLRRAGQGHGLERRRSAWMQDEGRLDHQGAALKEWSSPRYSLRRLRPWFSGSRREADRIAPPGAC, from the exons ATGTGCCAGCGCGAGCGGAGTGCGTGCTTGAAGACGCGGGCACCGCGCGCCAGCAGTATCTCGCTGGCGCCTGAGGGTGTCGGTGCCGACCGCCGCAGGCGCGCGTGGAGACGGGCTGGGCGCCGCCGAGACGTGAGCGTTCGTGGCCATTGGTCGCCGCTTCAGTCGGCCGCCGGAAGTTCAGTCGCGCAGGGGCCGAGCCGCGCGGATGCCTTAGGCGGTCGTGCCACAGGGCCGCGGGAAGCCGCGCTAGTGGAGCCGCTGCGTCGCGGCCGGCCCGCTGATGCGTCGAGTGATCGAGGCCTCCTTGCTGGTGCATGGCTGAGGGCAGCCGATGCGTGCGCTCCAGTGGCGACTGGCGAGAGCCCAAG GGATGTATCCATGCCGATGCCGAGCGGCGCGCTGTGCCGTGAGCGGCCATTGCCGTGCCCGGCCGCATCTCGGGTAGAGCGGACGCGAGAGCCGCTCGTGGGGATAACGACAGGCCCGATGTCATCGCTCCGGAGGGCCGGCCAGGGGCATGGCCTCGAGCGCCGCCGATCTGCATGGATGCAAGACGAGGGCCGCCTCGACCACCAGGGAGCAGCGCTGAAGGAGTGGTCGTCGCCTCGCTACTCTTTGCGTCGTCTCCGACCTTGGTTCTCCGGGTCGCGCCGTGAGGCCGATAGGATCGCTCCGCCGGGAGCGTGTTGA